One window of Streptococcus suis genomic DNA carries:
- a CDS encoding polyphosphate polymerase domain-containing protein: protein MKTTISQKQFKRRETKYILSKATWRLFLRDAQPHLLADDYAHSTITSIYFDNEDFDMVQDALAKKHQREKVRIRLYDAQPHANSTAFLEIKKKIDGIGYKYRLESTPHIIQYFLRTGLRDSSLTDQPVCQEIQSLRKRYGNLYPKILIRYERQSFKGLEDPKLRLTIDQNVTYSDKHPALKSAAKEKVLLDPDLMIMEIKAAETIPDWLSALLEKHAIERKSFSKYGTAYRLATSPEKELIAYAPIR, encoded by the coding sequence ATGAAAACCACTATCAGCCAAAAACAATTCAAACGTAGGGAAACTAAATACATCCTCAGCAAAGCGACCTGGAGACTCTTCCTCCGCGATGCCCAGCCCCATCTCCTTGCAGATGACTATGCTCATTCAACCATTACCAGCATTTATTTTGATAATGAGGATTTTGACATGGTGCAGGATGCCTTAGCCAAAAAGCATCAGCGTGAAAAGGTTCGGATTCGGCTCTACGATGCTCAGCCTCATGCCAACAGCACCGCCTTTTTGGAAATCAAGAAAAAAATCGATGGCATTGGTTACAAGTACCGACTAGAATCAACACCGCACATTATTCAATATTTCCTCCGTACAGGTTTGCGCGACAGCAGCCTGACAGACCAACCTGTCTGCCAAGAAATTCAATCGCTTCGGAAACGGTATGGCAATCTCTATCCGAAAATTCTCATTCGCTATGAACGCCAGTCCTTCAAGGGGCTAGAGGATCCAAAACTCCGCTTGACCATTGACCAAAACGTTACCTATTCAGACAAACATCCGGCGCTTAAATCAGCTGCAAAAGAAAAGGTCCTGCTGGACCCTGACCTAATGATTATGGAAATCAAAGCAGCTGAGACGATTCCAGATTGGCTATCCGCGCTCCTTGAAAAGCACGCTATTGAGAGAAAATCCTTCTCCAAATACGGAACGGCTTACCGCCTCGCGACTAGCCCAGAAAAGGAGTTGATAGCCTATGCACCTATTCGATAG
- the ilvD gene encoding dihydroxy-acid dehydratase — protein MTDKDTLKSLRHRSSVYDSMVKSPNRAMLRATGMTDDSFEKPIVGVISTWAENTPCNIHLHDFGKLAKEGVKDAGAWPVQFGTITVADGIAMGTPGMRFSLTSRDIIADSIEAAMGGHNVDAFVAIGGCDKNMPGSMIAIANMDIPAVFAYGGTIAPGNLDGKDIDLVSVFEGIGKWNNGDMTEEDVRRLECNACPGPGGCGGMYTANTMASAIEVLGMSIPGSSSHPAESPEKKADIEEAGRAVVRMLELGIKPSDIMTREAFEDAITVTMALGGSTNATLHLLAIAHAANVDLTLEDFNDFQEKVPHLADLKPSGKYVFQDLYNVGGVPAVMKYLLKNGFLHGDRITCTGKTIAENLEDFADLTPGQDVIMPLENPKRADGPLIILKGNLAPEGAVAKVSGVKVRNHTGPAKVFDSEEEAIEAVLTDEIVDGDVVVVRYVGPKGGPGMPEMLSLSSMIVGKGQGDKVALLTDGRFSGGTYGLVVGHIAPEAQDGGPIAYLRTGDLVTVDQDTKEITMHVSDQEIEDRKKTTVIPPLYSRGVLGKYAHTVSSASKGAVTDFWNVDRSGK, from the coding sequence ATGACTGATAAAGATACACTGAAAAGCCTCCGTCATCGCAGCTCTGTTTACGATTCGATGGTCAAATCGCCCAACCGCGCTATGTTGCGTGCCACAGGCATGACCGATGATAGTTTTGAAAAGCCGATTGTCGGTGTGATTTCGACCTGGGCTGAAAATACGCCTTGTAATATTCACTTGCACGACTTCGGAAAATTAGCCAAAGAAGGGGTCAAAGATGCTGGCGCTTGGCCAGTTCAATTCGGTACCATCACCGTTGCAGACGGAATCGCTATGGGAACTCCTGGTATGCGGTTCTCCTTGACTTCACGTGATATCATTGCTGACTCTATTGAGGCAGCTATGGGAGGGCACAACGTCGATGCCTTTGTCGCAATCGGTGGCTGTGATAAAAACATGCCTGGTTCCATGATTGCCATCGCCAACATGGACATTCCAGCTGTTTTTGCCTATGGCGGCACCATTGCTCCAGGAAATCTGGACGGCAAAGACATCGACCTGGTTTCAGTGTTTGAAGGAATCGGAAAATGGAACAACGGCGATATGACCGAAGAAGATGTCCGTCGCTTGGAGTGTAATGCCTGCCCTGGACCTGGTGGATGTGGTGGTATGTACACAGCCAATACCATGGCCTCTGCCATTGAAGTCTTGGGTATGTCTATCCCAGGCTCATCTTCACATCCTGCCGAATCTCCTGAGAAGAAGGCTGACATTGAAGAAGCCGGACGTGCGGTTGTCCGCATGTTAGAACTGGGCATCAAGCCGTCTGACATAATGACTCGCGAAGCCTTTGAAGATGCTATCACTGTTACCATGGCACTGGGCGGCTCCACCAACGCTACTCTTCACTTGCTAGCCATTGCTCACGCTGCAAACGTTGACTTGACCTTGGAAGATTTCAATGATTTCCAAGAGAAAGTACCTCACTTGGCTGACCTCAAGCCTTCTGGTAAGTATGTTTTCCAAGACCTCTACAATGTCGGCGGTGTACCAGCAGTTATGAAATACTTGCTAAAAAATGGTTTCCTGCATGGCGACCGTATCACTTGTACTGGTAAAACCATCGCAGAAAACTTGGAAGATTTCGCTGATTTGACACCTGGTCAAGATGTCATCATGCCACTTGAAAATCCAAAACGTGCCGACGGTCCGTTGATTATCCTCAAGGGTAATTTGGCTCCTGAAGGTGCCGTTGCCAAGGTTTCTGGTGTGAAAGTCCGCAACCATACAGGTCCAGCCAAGGTCTTTGATTCTGAAGAAGAAGCTATCGAAGCAGTCTTGACTGACGAAATTGTAGATGGCGATGTAGTCGTTGTCCGCTATGTTGGACCAAAAGGTGGTCCTGGTATGCCGGAAATGCTGTCGCTTTCATCTATGATTGTCGGAAAAGGCCAAGGCGACAAGGTAGCCCTTCTGACAGACGGTCGCTTCTCTGGTGGTACTTATGGTCTGGTTGTCGGCCACATCGCTCCTGAGGCTCAGGATGGTGGTCCAATTGCCTACCTGCGTACAGGCGATTTGGTAACGGTGGACCAAGATACCAAAGAAATCACCATGCACGTTTCTGACCAAGAAATCGAAGACCGCAAGAAAACAACTGTCATTCCACCTCTCTACAGCCGCGGTGTGCTCGGAAAATATGCCCATACCGTATCGTCCGCATCCAAAGGCGCTGTCACAGATTTCTGGAATGTCGACCGTTCAGGAAAATAA